CATATTCAAGTAGATTACTATGGCTCTTTAACTCCTTTAAATCAAGTTGCAACCGTTTTAGCAAGTGATGCCTCAACAATAAGCATTACCCCATGGGAAAAACCTATGTTAAAAACTATAGAAAGCGCTATTGCAGCAGCAAACATAGGAGTAAATCCAAATAATGATGGCGAAAGTGTAAAATTATTTTTCCCTCCAATGACAAGAGAGCAAAGAGAAGAAAATGTAAAACAAGCTAAAGCTATGGGTGAAAAGGCAAAAGTTTCAGTAAGAAATATTCGCAAAGATGCAAACGATGCCGTAAAAAAACTTGAAAAAGATAAAGCTATTTCAGAAGATGAAGCTAAAAAAGCCTATGATGAAGTGCAAAAACTAACAGACACCTATACTGCAAAAATCGATGAAAGTGTAAAAAATAAAGAAAGCGAACTTTTAAAGGTTTAAAAATGGATTTAGAGCAAATTTATAAAGATTGTGGGGCTTATCTACAAGGACATTTTTTACTAAGTTCGGGTAAACATTCTGAATTTTATCTTCAAAGTGCTAAAGTCTTAGAAAATCCAAAATTAGCAGCAAGACTTTGTGATGAGCTTGCTAAAATTATAGCTGAATTTAATATAGAATTTGACAGCATTTGCTCTCCTGCTTTGGGAGGAATTTTAGCAGGGTATGAACTTGCTAGAGCTTGTGATAAGCGCTTTATTTTTACCGAAAGAGTTAATGGAGAAATGACCCTAAGACGCGGTTTTGAAGTTAAAAAAGGTGAAAGATTTATCATTTGTGAAGATATTATCACAACGGGCGGAAGTGCTTTAGAAAGTGCTAAAATCATAGAAAGCCTAGGAGGGAAAGTTCTAGGTTTTGCAGCGTTAGCAAATCGTGGTTTTTGTGCGGTTGAAAATTTAAAAAATCCTAGAAAACCAAGTGCGAAACTGCCTGATAATTTGCCTCTTTTTACTTTAGGAAATTTTGATTTTCAAATTTATGATGAAAATGATTGTCCGCTTTGCAAAGAAGGAAGTAAAGCTATTAAGCCAGGAAGTCGCGGAAATTAAATGAAAACTAAGGCAAAAATAGCCTCTAGATGGTTAAGATTTAGAGCTTTGCTTATAGATATATTTTTAATTTATGTACCTATCTTATATTTATTTTATTTTTTATTGGGCTCCAAGGAAGCTTTTTTAAACAACTCCTATATCACAGCCCTATGTACTTTCTTATTTGGTTTTATTCAAGCTTTATTTTTAGCCTCAAAAGCTCAAAGTCCAGGGCTTAAGGCTTATGATCTTTATCTAATCGATCTAAAAACGGGCAAGAAAATAACTTTTTTTAGAATTTTATTAAGATATATTATATTTATTATAAGTTTTGGGTTGATTTTTGGTTTATTTATAAGCTTTTTAAGAAAAGATAAACTAAATTTACATGATATTCTAACCCAAACTTGCATAGTCACGAAGATATGAAAGAAAGGTAAAAAAATGCAAAGAAAAAGAATTTATAATCCAAGTTCAAATGAAACATTGACAGATCGTAAAGTTTTTAGCGGAAATCCTCATGGAATTTTAAATTTTACAAAAGCAAAATACACTTGGGCTTTAAAATTATGGGATTTAATGGAAGCAAACACTTGGTTTCCAAAAGAAGTAGATACAACTAAAGATGCATTAGATTATCGCTGTAATTTAACTGCAGGCGAAAAAAGAATGTATGATCTTGTTTGGTCTCAGCTCATTTCTATGGATAGCTTTCAAACCAACAATCTAGCTGATAATATCAATCCTTACATCACTGCTCCTGAAATCAATGCGGTTTTAGCACGCCAAGCTTATGAAGAAGCTAATCATTCAAAATCTTATGCGGTAATGGTTGAAGCCATTTGTGATAATACGGATTTAATCTATGAAATGGAAAAACACGATGAAACCTTGCGTGAAAAAAATGATTTTATTTCAAGCATCTATGAAGAATTAGCTGGCGATGTGGATGATAATAAACTTCTTTTAGCAATGGTAGCAAATCAAATTTTAGAAGGAGTATATTTTTATAGTGGATTTACTGCGATTTACGCGCTTGCAAGAGCAGGTAAAATGCTTGGTTCTGCTCAAATGATTCGTTTCATTCAAAGAGATGAAATCACTCATCTTTTACTCTTTCAAAATATGATTAATTCAGTTCGCAAAGAAAGACCTGATTTATTTAACGAAAACAATATCAATAAAATTTACGATATGTTTAAAAAAGCGGGTGATTTAGAAATCAAATGGGGAAAATATATCACTCAAAATCAAATCATGGGTTTTACAGACGATATTATAGAAGAATACATCCACTATCTTGTAGATCAAAGACTTGTGGCTATCAATCTTGATAAAATTTATAATGCAAAACACCCTATCAAATGGGTAGATGATTTTTCTAAATTTAATGATCAAAAAAGCAACTTCTTTGAAAGTAAGGTTACAAACTATTCTAAAGGTAGTATAAGTTTTGATGATTTTTAACTTTCTTGGAAATTGACTTTGATGAAAAAAGATTTTTACACAAAACCAAACAACACCCTGCTTTGCGATTTTTATGAATTAACCATGATGCAGGGTTATTTTCTAAATGGTTTTGAAAACAAAATAGCTTATTTTGATATATTTTTTAGAAAAATTCCTGATAATGGTTCTTTTGCTATATTTGCAGGACTTGAGGATATTTTAGAATTTGTATCTTGTTTGCATTTTGATGAAGATGATATAGCTTATTTACGCTCTCAAGGGATCTTTAAAGAAGAATTTTTAAGATATTTGAAAAATTTTAAATTTAAGGGCGAAATTTATGCCATGCAAGAAGGCGAGATCATCTTTCCTAACGAACCTTTGATGATTATCAAAGCCAATGCTATTGAAGCACAAATTCTTGAAAGCTTTTTACTTTTAAGTATCAATCATCAAAGCCTAATTGCTACAAAAGCCAATCGTATCATAAGAGCGGCTAAAAATCTTAGCGTGCTTGAATTTGGTACACGAAGAGCCCATGGAAGTGAAGCAGCACTCAAAGGAGCAAGAGCAGCTATAATAGGAGGTTGCAAGGCTAGTTCTTGCACACTTGCTGGAAAAAATTATGGCATTATGACAAGTGGGACTATGGCGCATTCTTGGGTACAAATGTTTGATGATGAATTGAGTGCTTTTTGTCGTTATTTAGAACTTTATCCTCAAAATCCTATCTTACTCATCGATACTTATAATTATAAACAAGGGTTAGAAAACGCGATCAAAGCATTTAAAAAATTTAAAATCAAACAATGCGGTGTGCGTATTGATTCTGGAAATTTAGAAATACTCAGCAAAGAAATTCGTGCCATTTTAGATAAAAATGATTTAAAAGAATGCAAAATCATCGTTTCAAATTCTTTAAATGAAAAAAGTATAGACAAACTACTTAAAAATAATGCACCTATCGATGCTTTTGGAGTGGGTGAAAAACTCATCACTGCTTCAAGCGATCCTATTTTTGGCTGTGTTTATAAACTCGTTGCCATAGAAGAAAATAAACTCATCACGCCTAAAATCAAAATCAGCGAAGACAAGCAAAAAACAACTCTTCCACATTTTAAAAAGCTTTTTAGAATTTATGATAAAAACACTCAAAAAATGCTTTTTGATGAACTTTATATCTATAACGAAAAATTACCTCAACTCGATGAAAATTTAGAAAGAAAAGAACTTTTAAAATGTGTGTTTAAAGAAGGTAAAATTCTTAATAAACAAAAAAATGTAGAAGAAATCGCTCTATATACAAAAAGTCAAATTTCAAAGCTGAATGAGAAATTTCTTGATTTTAACAACAAAGAAAAATACAAAATCAAACTCTCAAAAGACTTAACCAAACTAAGACAAAATTTTACAAATAAATAATGCAAAAAATTTGCTAATATAGCTCAAATACCCAAATTTACCTATTTAATTCAAGTAAAATAGATAAATTTGAGCTTCTTATAAAAACATTATCGCATTTTCAAATTTTAAATCAATTCAAAAAATCATTTTTAAATTCAACATAATTTAAAGCAGATTGTTTTAAAAATGCCACTTCTTCATCACTTAGTTCGCGTACAAGTTTTGCAGGATTTCCAAGTATGAGTGATTTGGGTGGAAATTTCTTACCTTTGGTTACCACACTTCCTGCACCCACTATACTATCATCCCCTATAGCTGCATCATCCATAATCACTGCATTCATCCCCACAAGCACACGAGAGCCGATCTTGCAAGCATGGATTACGCAATTATGCCCTATGGTAACATCATCTCCTATGCAAGTAGGAAAACCTGCATCTTTTAAACTTCCATCTTCATTAAACTCTCTATGCCACACATGAATAGTGGTTAAATCTTGTATATTTGTTCTTTTGCCAATTTTAATAAAATTAACATCGCCTCTTAAAACACAATTAAACCATACACTGCTTTCATCACCGATCTCCACTTCCCCTATAATCTTAGCACCCTCTGCAACGAATACATTTTGACCCAAATTTGGAATTTTATCTTTAAATCGAATAAGCATTTTTATCCTTTTTTATTTTTAGTATAACCAAAATATCAATAAGAAAAACAAAATTTTTAGTTTTTAATCAAATTTTGAAACTTTATTCGTTACAATTTGCCATTTATGAGGAGAAAAAATGAACGCATTTGAGCAAAAACGATGTCAAAGTATGGCCGAAGAAATCGCACAAAAAGTATTTATCAATGAAGAACTTTTTAATGCTTTTTGTCAGATTCCACGCGAAATTTTTTCTCCGCTTAAAGCTCATGCTTATCGCCTTGATGCTTTGCCTTTGGCTAATTCTCAATGGATCAGTTCTCCTTTAACCGTAGCTAAAATGACTATGGCTTTAAATTTTAAAGATGCAGATAGTGTCTTAGAAATAGGCTGTGGAAGTGGTTATCAAGCAGCGATTTTAAGTAAGGTTATAAGGCGTGTTTTTACCATAGAACGCATAGAAAATTTAGCCAAAAAAGCAGCACAAAGCTTTAGAGAACTAGAGCTTTTTAATATTAATGTTAAATTTGAAGATGGGCAAAATGGATGGAAAAATTATGCACCTTATGATAGAATTTTATTTTCTGCATATACAACGCAAATTCCTGAAATTTTACTCGATCAGCTAAGCGATGGGGGCATACTTGTAGCCCCTATTTTGCACAATGGTAAACAATTTATCACACGCATAACCAAAAATGGTACTCATTTACAAAAAGAAATTCTAGAAGAATGTCTTTTTGTACCCATAGTAGATGGAAAAGAATAAATTTTTATCAATAAAAAATTTATTCAAAACTTTTAAAAACCTTTCTTAGCTTCTCACTCATTTCATCTATATGGCTTTTTTCTATGATTAAAGGAGGTAAAAATCTCAAATCATTCTCCCCACAACTGATAAGCAAAAGAGAATTTTCTTGACATTTTTTAATCACCTCAGCTACTTTTACACTTTTATCAAGACTAAGCCCTTGCATAAAACCCAAGCCTTTTCTTTTTTTACAAAAACTAAATTCTTTGATAAGATTTTCCAAGCTTTGCTCTAAATAAGGCGTAAGTTTAGAAACATTTTCTAAAATTTTTTCTTTCTTAAAAATTTCAAAAACCGCATTAACACCTGCACAAACTAAAGGATTTCCTCCGTAAGTGCTTCCATGATCACCCGCTTCTAGGGATTTTTGTGCTACTTTTTCGCTCACTACAAAAGCTCCGACACTAAGCCCACATCCCAAAGCTTTAGCAGAAGTCATTACATCAGGTAAAATTCCTGAATGCTCGTAAGCAAAAAATTTACCACTTCGCCCCATGCCGCATTGAATTTCATCAGCGATTAACAATATATCTTTTTCATCGCAAAGCTTTCTTAAAGCCTTGTAAAAATCTTTTTGAGCAGGATTGACACCGCCTTCTCCTTGCACACTTTCTAAGATAATAGCACAAGTTTTTTCATTGACTAAGCGTTCTACACTTGAAAAATCATTGTATTTTGCAAATTTAACACCCGAAATTAAAGGCTTGAATGGTTTTTGGTATTTTTCATTAGCGGTTAAAGATAAAGCTCCTAGTGTTCTTCCATGAAAAGAATGTTTAAAGGCTATGAAATTTCCACCCTTGATACCTTTATTAAAAGCATATTTTCTAGCAACTTTCATCACTCCTTCTATGCTTTCTGCCCCTGAATTTGTAAAAAACACACGCTCTAAGCCACTCGCTTTAGCTAAATGCTTGGCTGCTTGGGCTATGTTTTCATTATAATATAAATTGCTAGTATGTAAAAGTTTATCAACTTGAGCTTTAATCTTAGCATTAAATTCAGCATGGTTATATCCTAAAGCACACACACCTATACCACTTGAAAAATCAAGATATTTTTTACCCTTATCGTCTAAAAGATAAACCCCTTCTCCACTTTCT
The window above is part of the Campylobacter coli genome. Proteins encoded here:
- the frr gene encoding ribosome recycling factor, encoding MINEILNKQKTQSEKSLEALKKDFTTLRTGKVNTHILDHIQVDYYGSLTPLNQVATVLASDASTISITPWEKPMLKTIESAIAAANIGVNPNNDGESVKLFFPPMTREQREENVKQAKAMGEKAKVSVRNIRKDANDAVKKLEKDKAISEDEAKKAYDEVQKLTDTYTAKIDESVKNKESELLKV
- the pyrE gene encoding orotate phosphoribosyltransferase, with protein sequence MDLEQIYKDCGAYLQGHFLLSSGKHSEFYLQSAKVLENPKLAARLCDELAKIIAEFNIEFDSICSPALGGILAGYELARACDKRFIFTERVNGEMTLRRGFEVKKGERFIICEDIITTGGSALESAKIIESLGGKVLGFAALANRGFCAVENLKNPRKPSAKLPDNLPLFTLGNFDFQIYDENDCPLCKEGSKAIKPGSRGN
- a CDS encoding RDD family protein, which produces MKTKAKIASRWLRFRALLIDIFLIYVPILYLFYFLLGSKEAFLNNSYITALCTFLFGFIQALFLASKAQSPGLKAYDLYLIDLKTGKKITFFRILLRYIIFIISFGLIFGLFISFLRKDKLNLHDILTQTCIVTKI
- a CDS encoding ribonucleotide-diphosphate reductase subunit beta, with the translated sequence MQRKRIYNPSSNETLTDRKVFSGNPHGILNFTKAKYTWALKLWDLMEANTWFPKEVDTTKDALDYRCNLTAGEKRMYDLVWSQLISMDSFQTNNLADNINPYITAPEINAVLARQAYEEANHSKSYAVMVEAICDNTDLIYEMEKHDETLREKNDFISSIYEELAGDVDDNKLLLAMVANQILEGVYFYSGFTAIYALARAGKMLGSAQMIRFIQRDEITHLLLFQNMINSVRKERPDLFNENNINKIYDMFKKAGDLEIKWGKYITQNQIMGFTDDIIEEYIHYLVDQRLVAINLDKIYNAKHPIKWVDDFSKFNDQKSNFFESKVTNYSKGSISFDDF
- a CDS encoding nicotinate phosphoribosyltransferase; protein product: MKKDFYTKPNNTLLCDFYELTMMQGYFLNGFENKIAYFDIFFRKIPDNGSFAIFAGLEDILEFVSCLHFDEDDIAYLRSQGIFKEEFLRYLKNFKFKGEIYAMQEGEIIFPNEPLMIIKANAIEAQILESFLLLSINHQSLIATKANRIIRAAKNLSVLEFGTRRAHGSEAALKGARAAIIGGCKASSCTLAGKNYGIMTSGTMAHSWVQMFDDELSAFCRYLELYPQNPILLIDTYNYKQGLENAIKAFKKFKIKQCGVRIDSGNLEILSKEIRAILDKNDLKECKIIVSNSLNEKSIDKLLKNNAPIDAFGVGEKLITASSDPIFGCVYKLVAIEENKLITPKIKISEDKQKTTLPHFKKLFRIYDKNTQKMLFDELYIYNEKLPQLDENLERKELLKCVFKEGKILNKQKNVEEIALYTKSQISKLNEKFLDFNNKEKYKIKLSKDLTKLRQNFTNK
- a CDS encoding gamma carbonic anhydrase family protein, which codes for MLIRFKDKIPNLGQNVFVAEGAKIIGEVEIGDESSVWFNCVLRGDVNFIKIGKRTNIQDLTTIHVWHREFNEDGSLKDAGFPTCIGDDVTIGHNCVIHACKIGSRVLVGMNAVIMDDAAIGDDSIVGAGSVVTKGKKFPPKSLILGNPAKLVRELSDEEVAFLKQSALNYVEFKNDFLN
- a CDS encoding protein-L-isoaspartate(D-aspartate) O-methyltransferase, with the translated sequence MNAFEQKRCQSMAEEIAQKVFINEELFNAFCQIPREIFSPLKAHAYRLDALPLANSQWISSPLTVAKMTMALNFKDADSVLEIGCGSGYQAAILSKVIRRVFTIERIENLAKKAAQSFRELELFNINVKFEDGQNGWKNYAPYDRILFSAYTTQIPEILLDQLSDGGILVAPILHNGKQFITRITKNGTHLQKEILEECLFVPIVDGKE
- a CDS encoding aspartate aminotransferase family protein, encoding MKMNYKEQSHIIPTYKRFDIVLESGEGVYLLDDKGKKYLDFSSGIGVCALGYNHAEFNAKIKAQVDKLLHTSNLYYNENIAQAAKHLAKASGLERVFFTNSGAESIEGVMKVARKYAFNKGIKGGNFIAFKHSFHGRTLGALSLTANEKYQKPFKPLISGVKFAKYNDFSSVERLVNEKTCAIILESVQGEGGVNPAQKDFYKALRKLCDEKDILLIADEIQCGMGRSGKFFAYEHSGILPDVMTSAKALGCGLSVGAFVVSEKVAQKSLEAGDHGSTYGGNPLVCAGVNAVFEIFKKEKILENVSKLTPYLEQSLENLIKEFSFCKKRKGLGFMQGLSLDKSVKVAEVIKKCQENSLLLISCGENDLRFLPPLIIEKSHIDEMSEKLRKVFKSFE